A region from the Mucilaginibacter sp. CSA2-8R genome encodes:
- the dapF gene encoding diaminopimelate epimerase, translating to MKLNFYKYQGAGNDFILVDNRDLSIDHHNPKLISALCDRRFGIGGDGMMFLQSREGYDFEMVYYNADGQPSSMCGNGGRCIVAFAKHLNIINTETDFLAVDGPHYAKVSESGDWVSLQMIDVDMVQRDAEAYVLNTGSPHYVQLTNDLAHKDVFAEGRTIRNNATYLAKGINVNFVEPLDEGYFVRTYERGVEDETYACGTGVTAVALAMAQANGQTGTINTPIKVLGGNLNIRFDYDGQKYNDIFLEGPAVKVFSGEIEINPVAV from the coding sequence ATGAAGCTTAATTTTTATAAATATCAAGGTGCCGGTAACGATTTTATTTTAGTTGATAATCGGGATTTAAGTATTGATCATCATAACCCAAAGTTAATCAGTGCGTTGTGTGACAGGCGCTTTGGCATTGGCGGTGATGGAATGATGTTTTTGCAAAGCCGCGAAGGTTATGATTTTGAAATGGTTTATTATAACGCCGACGGGCAGCCGAGCAGTATGTGCGGTAACGGCGGGCGATGTATAGTAGCCTTTGCCAAGCATCTGAACATTATAAATACGGAGACTGACTTTTTGGCTGTTGATGGTCCGCATTATGCCAAGGTTTCCGAATCTGGCGATTGGGTGAGCTTGCAAATGATAGATGTTGACATGGTACAGCGTGACGCTGAGGCTTATGTGCTAAACACCGGGTCGCCGCATTATGTGCAGTTGACCAATGATTTAGCACACAAAGATGTATTTGCCGAAGGACGCACCATTCGTAATAATGCCACCTACCTGGCAAAAGGAATTAATGTAAATTTTGTAGAGCCGCTTGACGAAGGATACTTTGTACGTACTTACGAGCGCGGGGTAGAGGACGAAACCTATGCCTGTGGAACCGGGGTAACGGCCGTGGCCTTGGCCATGGCTCAGGCTAACGGGCAAACCGGTACTATCAATACGCCTATCAAAGTATTGGGTGGTAACCTGAACATCAGGTTTGATTACGATGGACAAAAGTATAACGACATATTTTTAGAAGGGCCGGCGGTAAAAGTTTTTAGTGGAGAGATAGAGATAAACCCGGTTGCTGTATGA
- a CDS encoding heavy-metal-associated domain-containing protein — MKTIKIFIVLLAISVSAAKAQFVKAELQVSGLTCSMCSKATEKSLRTLPFISDIKPDLNRNLFMITFNSAAPVNLDLIGKKVQSAGFAVNQLKTTINFDKLKLSDNKFNYSGDTYQVVNAGAKSPEGILPVTIVSKGLAPAATLKKYNNVTAAQSNGKVYQVVL; from the coding sequence ATGAAAACTATAAAAATCTTTATAGTCTTGTTGGCTATCTCTGTAAGCGCAGCTAAAGCGCAATTTGTTAAAGCCGAATTACAAGTGAGCGGACTAACCTGCTCTATGTGCTCAAAGGCTACCGAAAAATCATTACGTACCCTTCCTTTCATCAGTGATATCAAGCCAGACCTTAACCGTAATTTATTTATGATTACGTTTAATTCGGCCGCACCTGTTAACCTGGACTTGATAGGAAAAAAGGTGCAAAGCGCCGGTTTTGCAGTTAATCAACTAAAAACCACCATTAACTTTGATAAGCTTAAATTAAGCGACAACAAGTTTAATTACAGTGGCGACACTTACCAGGTGGTAAACGCAGGCGCAAAAAGCCCTGAAGGTATTTTGCCTGTTACCATTGTAAGTAAAGGTTTGGCGCCGGCGGCTACTCTGAAAAAATATAATAACGTAACTGCTGCACAAAGCAACGGTAAGGTTTACCAAGTAGTACTGTAA
- a CDS encoding trypsin-like peptidase domain-containing protein, giving the protein MRKIGLTLLTAFVGGAMALGTYKVFEKDPLEGMTFEERQKVYFTNNPVSTNRVMSSAGELDFTQAAASVTPAVVYIRTTYANQPSSGRSSGRDPLEEMFGDMFGQRSAPQRSAPQRASGSGVIISPDGYIVTNNHVVANASKVEVTTNDHRTLQAKVIGTDPNTDLALIKVSATNLPIVKLGNSDDVRVGEWVLAVGNPFNLNSTVTAGIVSAKGRNIGILGRDNEEEESSPFGPSRYQQQQQPRLNKAIESFIQTDAAINPGNSGGALVNTKGELIGINSAIASHTGSYEGYGFAVPVNLAKKVLNDLEKFGSVKRGYIGVSFTELNPDVAQELKINTTNGLYVSELVAGGGAEAAGIQKGDVITKVEGTPVYESSDLQERVGRLQPGDKIHLTVLRAGNEKNVTVTLKSDATATNRTAAVSKSAEELYNKLGASFQPLTPAQKSKFRLNSGVVVTQVRRGGFFENYEIPEGTIITSINQQPINSTNDIDKAITNLKNGQMTIEGYTSDGARFRNSFDVR; this is encoded by the coding sequence ATGAGAAAAATTGGTTTAACCTTATTGACCGCCTTTGTAGGCGGTGCAATGGCGCTCGGTACCTACAAGGTATTTGAGAAAGATCCACTGGAAGGAATGACCTTTGAGGAGCGTCAGAAAGTTTATTTTACAAACAATCCGGTATCAACAAACCGTGTTATGTCATCGGCGGGCGAGCTTGATTTTACGCAAGCCGCTGCTTCCGTTACCCCGGCCGTAGTTTATATCCGTACTACGTATGCCAATCAGCCGTCATCAGGCCGCAGCAGTGGCCGCGACCCTTTGGAGGAAATGTTTGGTGATATGTTTGGTCAGCGCAGTGCACCGCAGCGCAGTGCACCGCAACGTGCTTCGGGCTCCGGTGTGATTATTTCGCCTGATGGTTACATTGTAACCAACAACCACGTAGTAGCCAACGCCAGCAAAGTAGAAGTTACTACTAACGATCACCGTACTCTGCAAGCTAAAGTAATTGGTACCGATCCTAATACCGATTTGGCTTTAATTAAAGTGAGTGCCACTAATTTACCTATTGTAAAATTAGGTAACTCTGATGACGTGCGTGTAGGCGAATGGGTATTAGCCGTAGGTAACCCTTTTAACCTTAACTCTACGGTAACTGCAGGTATTGTAAGTGCTAAAGGCCGCAACATCGGTATTTTAGGCCGCGATAACGAAGAGGAAGAAAGCAGCCCGTTTGGTCCAAGCCGCTATCAGCAGCAGCAACAGCCTCGCTTAAACAAAGCTATCGAGTCATTTATCCAAACTGATGCTGCCATTAACCCTGGCAATAGCGGCGGTGCCTTAGTAAATACTAAAGGCGAGTTGATTGGTATTAATTCGGCTATTGCATCACACACCGGCTCATACGAAGGCTATGGCTTTGCCGTACCGGTAAACCTAGCTAAAAAGGTGTTGAATGACCTGGAAAAATTTGGTTCGGTTAAACGCGGTTATATTGGCGTTAGCTTTACTGAACTGAACCCTGATGTTGCGCAAGAGCTTAAAATTAACACCACTAACGGTTTATATGTAAGCGAATTGGTTGCCGGCGGCGGTGCTGAGGCAGCAGGTATACAAAAAGGCGACGTTATTACTAAAGTTGAAGGCACCCCGGTTTATGAGTCGTCAGACTTGCAAGAGCGCGTGGGCCGCTTACAGCCAGGTGATAAGATACATTTAACTGTGTTGCGTGCCGGTAATGAGAAAAACGTTACCGTAACCTTAAAAAGCGATGCAACAGCCACTAACCGTACAGCTGCCGTTTCAAAATCGGCCGAAGAGCTGTACAATAAGTTAGGTGCAAGTTTCCAGCCGTTAACCCCGGCTCAGAAGTCTAAGTTCCGCTTAAACTCTGGTGTGGTGGTAACCCAGGTTCGCCGCGGTGGTTTCTTCGAGAACTATGAAATTCCGGAAGGCACCATTATTACCAGCATCAATCAGCAGCCTATCAATAGCACTAACGACATTGACAAGGCGATTACTAATCTTAAAAACGGACAAATGACCATTGAAGGTTATACCTCAGATGGTGCACGTTTCCGCAACAGCTTTGATGTGAGATAA